The Bemisia tabaci chromosome 5, PGI_BMITA_v3 genome includes a window with the following:
- the LOC109032685 gene encoding uncharacterized protein, with product MGSEHLNWILENVSAFMLKEETKTDLPSWKTDINNTFDEDLVKFEDGILLSPLVRLTYLQHLRNSLKNNYLQCQKGFKDCSDMITKRIENCAILMEQKALRLCMVASYYQRTMATIISDIKNLTNNSQLNKELGRCLCSDYLCLREDKNIQTEFRPCRLSRGVQTSDHKPWTETDLDTLSSQRITKLSRRTSLSHIENPQFNKSFHDNMSANLSPSQAFNHTGNSYKSSHKPVPNHLSRNNSRKRSFQDLTGCAQSQPENSLLSTPQSNYDCAGQSVIVKKIIDDYAASFSGEENSSVGKKAKSNVEETDSKTYDSLDDRLQALFADDPPCSDKMSVDVPSIRSSHKSCEEIMKDLLGSDDDDFPLDSQEIEELSRDLSDNEHDNNSVSQSPVESEIKEIKRPKISSPISSEIDSAHNAKLVLSELEVDPNVRLKSHLVPWLSERVAQVCYFNKLMQQMPPDKRRALEKQCLDLFGPCCMFDNDDLSAEEQEIICRKRIAKIVCHYLRPYFKSKQIGNKDLFQTIAKHITEELLNKHLAADENMARKSVQRFFEKNGKIKCIEQLPFDVKPKIPIIDAF from the exons atgggGTCCGAACATTTGAATTG GATCCTGGAAAATGTGAGTGCTTTCATGCTGAAAGAAGAAACAAAGACAGATCTACCAAGCTGGAAGACGGATATCAATAATACTTTTGACGAAGACTTGGTCAAGTTTGAGGATGGCATATTGCTATCGCCTCTG GTCAGACTGACTTACTTGCAGCATCTTCGAAATTCGCTGAAAAACAATTACCTCCAATGCCAAAAAGGATTCAAAGACTGCAGCGACATGATAACAAAGCGCATTGAAAACTGTGCAATACTAATGGAACAGAAAGCTTTAAGGTTATGCATGGTCGCAAGCTATTATCAAAGAACCATGGCCACTATT ATAAGTGATATTAAAAATCTCACAAACAACAGCCAATTGAATAAAGAGCTAGGAAGATGCCTTTGTAGTGATTATTTATGTCTCCGTGAGGACAAAAATATTCAGACTGAATTTCGTCCTTGTAGATTAAGCCGAGGGGTACAGACCTCGGATCACAAACCTTGGACGGAGACAGACTTGGATACGCTTTCAAGTCAGCGCATTACAAAGTTGAGTCGTAGGACTTCACTCAGCCATATCGAAAACCCTCAGTTCAACAAATCATTTCATGATAATATGAGTGCAAATCTTAGTCCATCACAAGCTTTTAATCACACGGGCAATTCTTACAAGTCATCTCACAAACCAGTTCCTAATCATTTGTCGAGAAACAACTCTCGCAAACGCTCCTTTCAGGATCTCACAGGGTGCGCACAAAGTCAGCCAGAAAATTCTTTGTTATCAACGCCTCAAAGCAATTATGACTGCGCAGGTCAGAGTGTTATcgtcaaaaaaattatcgatgATTATGCAGCTAGTTTTTCAGGGGAAGAGAACTCCTCTGTCGGCAAAAAAGCAAAATCGAATGTTGAAGAGACTGACTCTAAAACGTATGACAGTTTAGATGATAGATTGCAAGCTCTCTTTGCTGATGACCCACCGTGTAGTGACAAAATGTCAGTTGATGTTCCTAGCATCAGAAGCAGCCACAAGTCTTGTGAAGAAATAATGAAAGATTTACTGGGATCAGATGATGATGACTTTCCTCTGGACAGCCAAGAAATTGAAGAGCTCAGCCGAGATTTGTCGGACAATGAACATGATAATAATTCAGTCTCTCAGTCCCCGGTCGAATCTGAGATCAAAGAAATCAAGAGACCTAAAATATCTAGTCCCATCAGTTCAGAAATCGACAGTGCGCATAATGCTAAACTCGTCTTGTCAGAGCTTGAGGTTGACCCGAATGTCCGGCTCAAGTCTCATTTAGTTCCGTGGCTATCCGAACGTGTTGCTCAAGTGTGTTACTTTAACAAGCTCATGCAGCAAATGCCCCCTGACAAAAGGCGGGCTCTGGAGAAACAATGTTTAGATTTGTTCGGGCCCTGCTGCATGTTCGATAATGATGATCTCTCGGCAGAAGAACAAGAGATAATCTGCCGAAAACGTATCGCGAAGATTGTTTGTCATTACCTTCGACCTTACTTCAAGTCCAAACAAATAGGGAACAAAGATTTGTTTCAGACCATCGCCAAGCATATCACAGAAGAACTGCTGAATAAACATTTGGCTGCAG atgaAAATATGGCGAGAAAAAGTGTTCAAAggttctttgaaaaaaatggaaaaattaaatgcattGAACAGTTACCATTTGATGTAAAACCGAAAATTCCCATCATCGATGCTTTCTAA